GTATATATCCCTCATCCCTATTGGTATCGGTTTGGGCCACTACCCAGAACCCTGCCAGAGCCCTATTTTTAAGAAGAAATTGACAGTCTTTTTTAGAACTAGAACTATGGTAAAATCCAGTATCGACAGGCCTAGTTCTTTTCCTTTGCTTATGCAGGGCAAGAATTTGTCGAGTTCAATCAGTACAATAAGAAATCCTAAGTATTTTTTTGGTCAGGCGACACCCAGATTTGAACTGGGGATAAAGGATTTGCAGTCCCCTGCCTTACCGCTTGGCCATGCCGCCGAATCCGATCCAAAATAGAGCAAAATCTTATTCATCCACATTATTTTACTAATTTTTATTCGTAGGAGGGGATTATTAAACCCTTTTTGATTTTTTTAGATCGTTGAATCCCTTTGTACTTATCCCTTTCCAATCCCTTTTAATAAATTCATTCATGTTTTTTATTGGACCCAGTTTTGTTCTCTTCGATTGTATCTCAAAACACACATTGCTTAAATACCTTCTCTTTCTATTGAAAAGAGAAAGGATTTCCAGTCACatcaaatttaggaaaaattggaACCATTAACTATATTATTTGTTATTATTTGTTATTTTTATAAATTCTATTTGTTAGTAGTGAACGGTTCTAAAATGGGTATTGTATCCCAAATAGTGTTTCCTTAATGGCATAACAAAATCAAATTGATTTACGGCTAATCAGTATCAATTTAAAAAACAGAATTATGATATTGATATAGTGTGACCTGACCCCTGTTGCTCCAAGTGAAATTCTTTCTAGGGTTCTTAaagatattctccattttttccctTTCCCTACAATAAAGTATAGTCTGAAGGCTAGCACGCACAATTCCTCGCTTATGATAATCTAAGGCCAAAAAGAAAGAAGGCTCACACCATAATAATACATACCCTTTTTCCTCGATCGTCAAGGTCGTGGATTTGGATCGATTTCGGTTTTACGGGCTTCATACATTGTTAAGAAAAGTACTCGGCATTGGAAAGCATCACGTTCTGGCCACACACAAAAGAAGTCGGTGGAAGGTATGGAATTTCTCGGCTGAAGGTCAGAAAGAAAGCAATCGCCAGTGCTCTCAGTTCCAGCAACGAGTCTTTTCTCTGAGAATTAAGGAAAACAAACTAACCTTGTCTGTCTATGTTCACCTTGACATGAAAGACTCTTTTCCTAACCTGACTGTTCTACCTGGCTAGTTCACTTCACTTTTCGAGGGATCCTGGATTGAAGTTCACTTGTCTATGAGTGTCCGAACAGCTTCAGATCCTTCCAAGGCGCAGGGGTTCTCTCTCCATTCACTTTGAGCTGGGTTTCTTGTGATATTTTTAGTAGTTTTTCCATCCCATTTTTTGGTAAATTAAGTCTTACACAGCTGTCCCCAAGGATGTCCATTCCATTCGGCAGGGACTCCATCTCGCATTCGATCTCCCTCCTTTCCCTGAAAGAGTCGAGGTCTCTCTGGACTTCTCTTTTGCCTCTCTACCAGATTCAGAAAAAGGGAGGAAGAGGGCCTCTCGACGGGAGTGATTCCCCAAAAAGAGATCGTTCCCAGCATCCTCGAGTTCGTAGTCAAACTCACCTTCATCCACCTTTCATGGACTGGCGCGGGCAAGCGCCGATGTCTGGAGCAGGAGATGGAAGCTTGGGTTGAGGAGGCTGTCAACGAGTCATCAAAGGCGATAGATTGGTTATATTCGGATTCGTTTGATtttgattttcttttttttggttgtGAGAGGTCTGAGTCCACAGCTGGGGTAGAGGCGTCAGATGACAATTGAAGTAGGGGTCTGCCTCTTTCAAAGGGAAGCAAGAGTCTCATAGGGAAGGAGATCCTGCACAGACCAATCCCAATCAGGAAGAGAGTCTTGTTGTCAATGAAAGCAATTTTTCTATGTCACATATCTGCCTATCTCGTGTTGTGAGCTATAAAGTACCCACCAGGGGGGTGGACCAAGAAAGAGGCAGGCGATTGGGTCCTTCCCATCCTCTGTGATGTCAGTCTCTTTGTCATTCTTTCACCCTTGCTGAGTAGCAAAGTGAGCATACTCAAGATCCAATTCATCAATCATTTGAGTTGGTACGAACATAGGAATCCAGACTCCGCTTGATTCGATCTTCAGTTTCGACCTTCATCAGTCAGGAAAAAGAAGAAGGACCCACTTATTCCACTCGGAGAGACCGAACCAGGCAACAACAAAAAAGAAAAACTGAAGGAAGTTCTCTTTCCATTCCAACTAAACTAAGTGAAAAAAGGGGGAGAGAAAAACAGAAACACAGGAACAAAGAAACTATGTCCAAACCAACGAGTCCTTTGGTCGACTCTAAAGAATGTATCTGGAGTTGGGAGTTAGCCGTCTCATAGGAGTGATAGTTGGGTTTTTCACGGAGTTTCTTCGTACGATTGAAAAAAAGAGTGCTCTAGGTCGTAGAAAACAAGAAGAAGATTGTTCACCAGTCTGTTTCCCAACCTCTTTAAAGCAGCTACCTACCGTGATCTGGTCTTGGGACAGCATTGGCACCCCCGTTTGCTGGATCTTCTAGGCACTCTAAAGCGCTTCCACGAGAGACAGATGGACTTTGAGTTATAGACGGAGAAGAGCCTTTAGAGGATCAAGAGTGATTCCTCAATAAAACAAATGGGATTTTGAGGGAGGGCTGAACGCGATGTACTGAAGGGTTCGCTTTCGCTGATCGGCGCCAGTCTTTCCTGCTGTGAATTTCCCAGGTTGGGAGGGGCCCTTTCCTTCTACCTTACTGAACCCATTCACCAATGATTGGATCACTCAAAGCTAAAGACCAATTCCTTCCTTTTAGGTGGTCTAGGTGGCTGGGATACTATGCCCTTCTTTTTAGAGGCTCAAAGACGAGTTCTTTGAAGGAAGCAAAAGAACCCATGTGTCTCGGATGAAGTCTACCCTCTTTTTGTGCCGGGAAGAAGAATGAGATCCAACTCAAAGTCAAGGAAAGCGGCCTAGACCACTGACTTTTGATGGAAGGCTTCTGAACATGGATTGGTCTGATAAAGCCAATTTTTCGGCGAATCAAATATTTTCTGAGAGCACTAGACCTTCTCTCTTTCAGGATTGATTCCCACTCACTGCCTGATAGCAGGCTTGGCCCATGAGACCGATTGTCTTATTGTACTGGCTCACTTCACTACTTTGGAGGATGGGTGTTTCCCCTTTTTGGTTCACAAACGCTCTAACCCATCGAGAAGCTCCATCCAAATTGGAGTTGATGTGAGCACTTCCCCAGAGGCAGAGGCTTTTTCTACAAAAGGGTGGGAGCATAAAATGTAGGTGAGTCAATTGCGTGTGGCCTTCAAGTATTTCGTATTGTAACAATATTAGATCGGCATCCAAACAAAGGTGCATGTACGGTTCCTAAGGGATACAATTTTGTCCTAATCATCGAGAAAGATGAAATAAGTTGATAGCACGATCTCGTACTAACACATACTCTCTAAATATTTCAGAACTTGCATGCGGCCTTCAAGCCACAACCGCGGTATGAGTTCTGATCTCAGACTTTGGTTTGGGGGCTGCTGGCCCCTTCACGTCGACAAGGGAACTGTGGACGACAATGGGTTTAGAATTCGAATAAAATGAAGACCCTATCGAACAAATAGAGGAAAGGGCGGAAAGGGGAAAAAGTAAAGTCTAAGCGACATATGGCACGAAAAGGAAATCCAATTTCGGTAAGACTTGATCTGAATCGTAGTTCAGATCCAAGTCAGTTCAGTGAGGGCGACCGCGAAAGTCACCGAATGGGTTTGGTCCGTCTTTTCCTGATCTTTGTTTGTCCCCCCAAAAAAGGCGTGAGAGGACGTTGCAGATGTCCGGGACGGACACGACTTCTTCTAACGCTAGAAGACCACAGGAAGAAACCCGGGACCAGAGCATGTCGTGAAAGACGCACACGGGGCGGGCGTGCTTCGACCGTGTCTCCGGGGCACAGTTGAATGTAGATATCATGAACGCGAGGATAAGGATACCAGGCCGAGAAACCCGGGCAAGTACTCCCCTAATGTGCCGATCGCTAGCGCATCCAGGGCCCCGGCGCCCAGCTCTGCTGGAGAGGCCGTCACTGATCTGAAAAGTGCGTCTGCGGTTCGAATAGACTGATTTTGCGAACGCCTAGCCCCAGGAATCAATAAAAAAAACAAGTGCTAAGTGTCATTTCAGATCAGTGAATAAACCAAAAAAGAGACATTTCTCGCTCGACGCCACACTATGCTCCGCTTCAACAAATGAGAGTTTTCGGTGGAACCGGTGAACCACGCGAGCTGGTTAGATGCGTGGGGCAGAGGGCTCGTAGTACCTGATAGCGCTGCTATGCAGTGGAAGGGAAGGAGCCTAAATCAACccccttctttcttttttattcaaAGACACAAAAGCAAGCACAAAAGAGATTGGACTCTCGGATGAGACTAAGCAGCTACTGTTCCGACGCGCCCCTGACCCTATCTTGATTCAAACCGAAAACCCTCTCTAAGGTGGAGCCTAGTTGAAGCTGTCATTCAAAGAATAAATGGGAATCCAAATCCACTTTTAGGGATATAGATGAAGTCTCGCTCAGTAAAGAGAGGTGTAGATTCGTAGAAGAGGATCAGAGTACGCGCGCTACAAAAGGCAGCTAGCCAATGAAAGTAAGTGGAAAGAATATAGTACTTTTGTACTGACCCCTCCAGGGCCCCCGGTTGTTTTGGCGCGCCCTACCCCAACGTTAGACTATTGCCTTTTTAGCCTACGCTTGCTGCTTGCAGCATGGATTCGATAGATCTATCGAATCCATGCTTCCCCCGCCCCGAAGCGAGACTCTATCCAGATCTCAAAGAATAACGAGCTAGGCAGCCGGCGGGCAAAGAAAGGGGGCGGGGCATTTACTTGAAAATGACAACCGCCTGTTCCAGCAGCGGGGGCCTTGCATGAAAGCAAACCTACGATTAAGTAGCAGTTGCTTTCGCTGATGGGCCCAGTGAGGGGGGGCATTGTCCCTCAGTTCTTACCAACCTCAGGTGTGTACATCTAACTTATTATCTTCTTTTTTCATGCAAGCCTGACCTCAGCTGTCCATTTCTTATTCATTCAGGGCACCCCTAGTGGACTTGGCGGTGCTCCTTTCTCAAACCAGAACAACTCTGAACGTTAGGGAAAATAAGGGAAGACCACCTGAGCGAACTGACCGAAGGGACTTTACTTATCCGAACCGAACGTTAGCGGCTTAAGCTAAGCCTATCACGAGCTGCGTTGCTGCTTGATCGGCGGGGAGGAAGATCTCAAAGTATGGGGCAAAGGATCAAGCGCTTTGACTTTGCTTTGTCCCCCAGGGTCCACCACAGGTTGGGTTTGAGAGCCGTGTGATGGGTGACTATCTAGCACGGTTCAGAGAGCATGTGTATGTAGTCTGCGCTGATGAATGGAAGCCCCCGCCGCAAAAAAGAAGCGGCTCTTCCCACGGCTCTGTCACCATTGACTCTATTTATTATTATGGTAAATCATTGTATCAAGATGTCAATCTTAGATCTTATTTTAGTTCGATACGTCCACCTATGAAACTCGCCCTTGGCTTTCGTCTCGGTAGGTGTATTATTCTACATTTTCCCAAAAGGACATTCATTCATTTCTTTCTTCCCGGGCGATCACCACGACTAAAACGAAAACAAGACAAGAAATCAAGACCCGTACTATAGGAAAAGGGCTGGTGGCCGACATTTGGGAAAGTCGGGCCGATCGGGTGTCTTCATTCAAGCGAGGGTACAGAGGAAGAACGAAACGAAGTGAGAGGCCGGGGGCAGGGAAAAGAGTCGAGTCGATTGACCGGGAGAAGCAAAACGAAATCCGGATTTGGCCGAAAAAGATGCAACGTCATGGATACCATGACCGATCACCATCGAGAAAGAAGAATTTTGATAAATCACTTCGGGTGAGCGGGGCCTTCAAGCGGCCTCAATACGTCGGGGTTGTAAATGACATACCTTTCCTTATGGGAAATGCCACCTCCTTACTAAAAAGGAATAGAATCAAGTTATTTTTACCAAAGAAGTCCCGCTCTGACGGCCCGACAAGTCATCTACTAAAAAGGACCCTCCCCGCTGTGCGCCCCTCCTTGAATTATTCGGTCATGCAATACTTTTTTAATACTAAGAATAAAATGCATTTCGACCCCGTCCTAGTTCTCAATCATTTCGTGGCACCGGGTGTGACTGAACCATCTACGATGGGGGGAGCGAAGGGAGGAATCTTAGATAAGAGAATACGCTCTCGCATCGCTTTTTTTAGAAAGCTCTACCAGCGAGAAAAAGTGTTTGGCCTGAGCCAAAAAGAGGTTGATCCACTTCATTCGCCAAGCGAATGATCTTCGCTTCGTGTGAACAACAAAAACCACCATATCGCTCTTTCCTTTCTTCGGTGCTACCTTCTTTTTTCCAAGGGATGGGGTTGGGGTGTATAATAACCCTTTTTTTGAGTATGCCCGGAAACAACTCCTAGCTCAATTTAGGATCAAATGTAGGAACCTCATGGGTAAGGATAAGGTAATGGAATTGATAGAGAAATTCATAGACCTAGGTAGGATAGGAAAATTGATAAAGGGAATAGagatgatgatagagatcataCTGAGAAAGAGGATAATTCCGTACGGGTACAACTCTTATTTGAACGAAGTGCAAAAAATGCGATCTTTTTTGTCTAATAGAACAAACACTAATACCTTAATTGAGTCGGTAAAGATCAAATCTGTTTATCAAAGTGCTTCTCTGATTGCTCAAGACATCTCTTTTCAACTGAGGAACAATCCAATCTCATTTCGTTCCATTTTTAGTAAAATAGTGAAGGATATTCCATTAATAATGCCAAAAGGGGTGGAGGGGATACGTATTTGTTGTTCTGGTCGATTAGGGGGTGCGGAAATAGCTAGAACTGAGTGCGGAAAGTATGGAAAAACATCTTGTAATGTATTTAACCAGAAAATCGATTATGCTCCTGCGGAAGTATCTACTCGTAACGGAATTTCAGGTGTCAAAGTGCGGATCTCATATAGTCAAAATAAGAAGGGACGTGCTATATCCGAAACGTACGAAatatagtaaatattttaaatgcagaTGTAGTAGGGGTCGCGAACCGGATGGTACACAACTTGGTTTTGGAAGATATGGCACCAAAAGTTGTAGAGCTGGTCGTCTTTCATATCGAGTCATTGAAGCAGCGCGTCGGGCTACAATCGGACAATTCCATCGTGCTATGAGCGGACAATTCCGAAGAAATTGTAAGATATGGGTAAGAGTTCTCGCAGATCTTCCTATTACGGGGAAACCCGCAGAAGTTCGAATGGGAAGAGGAAAAGGAAATCCGACGGATTGGATTGCTCGTGTGTCCACGGGACAAATCCCATTTGAAATGGATGGTGTGAGTTTGTCAAATGCTCGACAAGCCGCTAGATTAGCGGCGCATAAACCATGTTCGTCAACCAAGTTTGTTCAGTGGTCGTAACGTAATTGGTTAGTGGGGAAAAACCGGGCCGGGACTCAAAAGAATTTGGCGAAGTGTTTGTTCCTGAACGAGGGAAGTGGAAAGACAAAGAGGGATAGGGAGCTCGCCCCCTTCTTTTTTGTAATCGCCGAAATTGTACGACGACCCTTCTTGTTCCAGGCATACGACCCTGAGACATGATGGTGTCACTTTTCCGGCCCGGTAAAGTGACAATGATATAAATAAGAATAAGAAAGAGAAGCGTGATGTTGTCGTGTTGTCAGCAATCAAATTATCGTAAATAGATAGTACGGTTGCGTTGTTTCAATTTCTGTTCGTACTCTGGTTGCTGTGGCTGCAGCTCGATCTTGGCAAATCtctcaaatggatgtcaaaaatgctttCCTTCATGGTGATCTACATGAGTTTTTTCTATATGCAGCCACCTCTGGGTATTGAAGTTCCTGATGGTCATGTTTGTCGCCTTCGAAAGGCCCTCTATGGGAAAAAAGCAACCACCTCGTGCTTGGTTTGAGCGGTTCAGCTCTGTGGTTCAAGCTGCTGGTTTCTCTTCTAGTGAGCATGACCCTGCACTTTTCACTCATACATCTGACCGCGGTCGTACCTTgcttcttctctatgttgatgatatgTTGATCACTGGAGATGATCAGAAGTACATTGCTTTTGTTAATAAAAAGTTGAGTGAGCAATTCAAGATGTCAGATTGATTTTCTCTCCATTATTTTCTGGGAATTGAGGTTGATAAAACTAATGATGGTTACTATTTCTCTCAGCATCGCTATACTCAGGATTTGATCTCACGCTCAGGTCTTACCGATACACACACTGCTGCTACACCCATGGAGCTCCATCTCCAATTGCGCCCTAGTGATGGTACTCCTCTTGAGGGATACCACTCGCTATCGTCATCTTGTAGGCAGCCTTGTGTACCTCACCGTGACCCGGCCTGACATTGCTCATGCAGTCCACATTGTCAGTCAGTTTGTCAGTGGTTACTTGAGGGAGATGCAAATACTTCATTCTTCCATAGTGCTGCCAATGGAAGACACATAAAATGTAATATTGCTTCTTTGGAACATGAAGGAAATGTTATACAAGATGAGAAAGAGTTGCAAGAACACATTTCTAGTTACTATAAGAGACTATTTGGTTCAGAGGACAGGGGGgacatatctcttggtggaagcccCTTGGTCAACAGAGCACATGCTATCAGAACTAGACAATGAAGAGTTGACTAAGCCTTTCACTATGGAGGTTTTAGAGTTAGTAGTTAAAGAGATGAAAACCAATACAGCTCCTGGCCCAGATGGCTTACCAGTAATCTTTTAGAAACATTTTTGGGAGATGGTTAAAGAGATGGTCAAAAGAATGCTTGATAGCCCGCATGCTGAGGAGTTGCAACTTAGAAGACTTAATTATGGGGTGGTTACTCTGATTCCTAAAACGAAAGATGCTGCAACTATCAACCAATATCGGCCAATATGTTTATATTATGTTTGTTATAAAATTGTGACTAAAGTACTGACAAATAGGCTTGAGAGAGTTGCAGATAAGGTGGTGAGTAAGAGTCAGACGGCATTTATGAAAAACGGAAATATTTTAGATGGGGTGGTCACTATCCATGAGGTGTTTCATGAGCTTAGGAGGACTAAACAAGAGGGGGTCATACTAAAGCTAGACTTTGAAAAAGCATATGACAGGGTGAATTGGGATTTTCTACAAGAGGTTTTGCTTAAAAAGGGTTTTCTTTAGTGAGAAGTGGAGAGGTTGGATTAAACAAGTGGTAGAAGGAGGTGCAGTGAGTATCAATATTAATGGAGAGGTTGGCCCATATTTTAAGAGCTACAAAGGATTTTTGCAGGGTGATCTCACCTCTTCTTTTGAATTTGGTGGTGGTCACAGAAAAGGGGGTCACTCAAGTGTACAGCATTCTTTGTCCGTCCAGATCGCGGTACATGTTCGGACTGCTCTGGATTGTAGAGGAACGAATTTCAGGCTACTTTAGATGGGGTGGGCTGCACCCATTCCCGGTACGTACAAGGTGGGCACCCATTCTCGGTTAAGATGGGAAATCCTATAGGGGTAGAAATGCTACATGAAAAAAATCCACTCTTGTTGTATTAGGAATTGAAAGTAAGTCAACTCCTTCCTCTTAGAGCAACTTGTCGCAGCTGTGACTACTCTTTCTATTTGAATTGAATGTCAGCGAATCACTTGTTTCACTAATGTGACTAGTCTTGACTGCAAGTTTTTTCTTTCTATAGAGAAGTGACTGCGCTAGAGATGCTTATTAAAGGTTTGCTTGGTGGCTTCCTTGCTTGACAGGCTTTCCTTGTTGATTGGCTTGGTCTGCTAGTTCCCGGAAATCACTTCCTCTAAGTCTTAAATAGCAGAACCTACTCTTTCTTCAAAGAATGTAGCATACCTAAGAAATGATTTCTCTAACGAGTCAAATCTGTTGTGATATAAGGAAATGCGCGGATCGCTTCTTCTACCCTTCTCTTATTCGCATTTCCTGCTTACTATTGAAAGAAAAGCTGTTACTGCTGCATATCCCCTTTTTCCTCTAATTCGAGCGAGTAAAGGCGCAGCTTCCTCATCTTTGCTTTATAGTTTGATATAATATAGAATTGGATTTTGCTTTCCTTTAAGGAGCTCTAGCTATCTTGCTGATCCACCAGTTCATACTATTAATGAAAGCTCTTTCACCCTGCCCGCGGGTAATCCCTTACTGAGCCTACTCAAGCAATCTCCCATTAGCCGCTCTTTACTTTATAGTCAAGCGATTGTAAACTCCTTATTTAGGCTAGCGACTTTGCTGATTAACAAGATTATCGCATTGGAGCTGTGACAGTTATGTAAACTACTTCTCTAGCAAGTAATGAATCTGAGGTCAAAGCCAATGAGTACGCCGGATGTTGCATTTTCGCAGTGAGGGAAGGTTGGCTTGACAGGCTTCGTTCTGTATGTTGTAATCTCTTCTCATGGTCTTTGTTCGCTTTATTATCCCATTGTGAGAATGGCTAGGACTGTGGATCCACACGCCCCCCTCTAGTCAGTACTTTCCGAGTAGCGCAAGGCTTCTTCGTTGGCAAATAAACGAATTAATAAACTAATTGCCTAATATGACGTGAACTTGAACTAGCATTGATCAAGTCCATGAGCTCATAAGAAGGAGTTCTTCATGTGATAAAGTCCATGGCTTAGCTTAATTCAATAAAAAAGAAAGTATCCAATCGACTTTAGGAGCGCCATATGTTTCTATCTGAAACGGTAAAGCGAGGCTCGCTATAAGGGTCATAGCTAGTTCAGGATTGGTAGGAAAGTAATACAAATGATTGTAATATGACAACCCCCAGGGGAGCTAGCCTTTGTGTTAAGATTAAAAAGAAGAGCCCTCTTTTCATACGACTCGGTGATTCCATTGCTCTATCCGGCCGCAAGATTCGATCGCGTACAGCACGAGCACGAGATGGGTTGGGGACTTAGAAATGAGCTATGCTCCAAGAATTGACCCCTGAACTACCTTTGCCCGCCTTTTCTTGTAGAATCCATTCCCCCTCTTTTATATATTTAGAATGCTTTTAGGGCTAGTGGAATGAGGCTGGAACCCATCAATATCACTAAACCGGGAGAGTTGCTTGTGTTGGGTTCAAAGTTTCGCTCTACCAAGGCAAGATATAATATGCATCCAGCTTTAGCTGAATATCGTGAGTGTTCCGCGAAGTCTGCTAGCCATTGGCCTTACGTTCAGGATACTCCTTTCTGTCTTTGCGATGTTTGGTTATAAGAGAATGTTGCTCTTCAGAAAACGCATATAGTGGCCTTCGTCGATGGGACAAACGCTCCAGTGTATGCGTTACAAGGCAACTAGCATTTTGTCATGGAAGTTCGTGAAAGAATTTTCTTGTTTTTCGTTGGAAAAACCAACGCCGACGTCAAGATCAGTCTCCTTTCAAAAGTGAGCGAGCAGAGCTGAAAAAGATGGAGTTACCTGGAGATGAGATTTCTTTCTACGGATATGAAGGATAGAAATATGCTATTTGCTGCTATTACAACGAATCAACCAATTCGTAGTAAGTGTTCCCGTCTTCCCGATCTACATGATTTTTTCCCAACCAACATCTCTCAGAACTTTGCTATAACGCCAAACTTGGATATAACGCCAATGCCTGAGCGAATTGCCGGCGTCACAATAGTTTTACAAATAGAAGAGTATTTGGGCCAAAATGAGTCCGAACAGGGAGCAGTCAATTTAGCTAGAACAGTATTGGGAGCCCGCCACCGAAATGGCGAAACTTGGCAGGGCATAATAGAGGATATTCGGGCGGGTGGTGGTATGGATAATTTTATCCAGAATCTGCCTGGTGCCTACCCATAAACCCCATTGGATCAATTTGCCATTATCCCAATAATTGATCTTCATGTGGGCAACTTTTATTTATCATTTACAAATGAAGTCTTGTATATGCTACTCACTGTCGTTTTggtcgtttttcttttttttgttgttaCGAAAAAGGGAGGTGGAAAGTCAGTGCCAAATGCATGGCAATCCTTGGTCGAGCTTATTTATGATTTCGTGCTGAACCTGGTAAACGAACAAATAGGTGGTCTTTCCGGAAATGTGAAACATAAGTTTTTCCCTCGCATCTCGGTCACTTTTACTTTTTCGTTATTTCGTAATCCCCAAGGTATGATACCCTTTAGCTTCACAGTGACAAGTCATTTTCTCATTACTTTGGctctttcattttccatttttatagGCATTACGATCGTTGGATTTCAAAGACATGGGCTTCATTTTTTTAGCTTCTTATTACCTGCGGGAGTCCCACTGCCATTAGCACCTTTCTTAGTACTCCTTGAGCTAATCTCTTATTGTTTTCGTGCATTAAGCTTAGGAATACGTTTATTTGCTAATATGATGGCCAGTCATAGTTTAGTAAAGATTTTAAGTGGGTTTGCTTGGACTATGCTATTTCTGAATAATATTTTCTATTTCGTAGGAGATCTTGGTCCCTTATTTATAGTTCTAGCATTAACCGGTCTGGAATTAGGTGTAGCTATATTACAAGCTCATGTTTCTACGATCTCAATTTGTATTTACTTGAATGATGCTACAAATCTCCATCAAAATGAGTCATTTCATAATTGAATAAAAACGAGGAGCCGAAGATTCTAGGGGGCTACAGCTGCGCTTTTGCAGCACTGAACATGGTTCCGGGTACTCAAGATATTGCGTTTgtgtttggagaggtgtagattgtAGATTCCAGCCGAGAAGACCAGGAAAAGATAAGGATAAAGAATGTCATATATCTCAGGAGCTAGATCACTTCCCGATGAACAAGTAAGAATTGCCTCAACAAAAATGGATGGAATTGGACCGAAAAAAGCCATTCAGCTTCGTTATCGATTAGGTATCAGTGGGAACATGAAGATGAATGAGTTAACTAAGTATTAGATCGACCAAATTGAACAATTGATAGCTCAAGATCATGTTGTTCATTGGGAATTGAAGAGGGGAGAACGAGCAGACATCGAACAATTAATTTCTATTTCTCGTTATCGTGGAATTCGTCATCAAGATGGATCGCCCTTACGCAGTCAACGAACTCATACTAATGCAAGGACTGCTCGCAAGCAAATTCGGAAATGAAAGAAGGCTACCGAAAGAACAAGCAACGGATTTCGCGCTCATCCCTTGCTAAAGCGCATACGTTTTCTTGCTCCTTGGTACTTGTCTGATCAATCACACTGTTCATTAGTTCACTTGATTTTTCGTTCTATGTCTTGAACCGCTTACTAATCACGTATACATATAGTAGGCCCCCTTCGCCACTCCACGTCTGGCCCGTCTTGGTCTCGCTCACTTCGCCCGCCTATCGTATCGGCTCGGCTTCGTCCGTCAAGCGACA
Above is a window of Triticum dicoccoides isolate Atlit2015 ecotype Zavitan chromosome 5B, WEW_v2.0, whole genome shotgun sequence DNA encoding:
- the LOC119310787 gene encoding ATP synthase subunit a-like, with the translated sequence PLDQFAIIPIIDLHVGNFYLSFTNEVLYMLLTVVLVVFLFFVVTKKGGGKSVPNAWQSLVELIYDFVLNLVNEQIGGLSGNVKHKFFPRISVTFTFSLFRNPQGMIPFSFTVTSHFLITLALSFSIFIGITIVGFQRHGLHFFSFLLPAGVPLPLAPFLVLLELISYCFRALSLGIRLFANMMASHSLVKILSGFAWTMLFLNNIFYFVGDLGPLFIVLALTGLELGVAILQAHVSTISICIYLNDATNLHQNESFHN